The Euphorbia lathyris chromosome 3, ddEupLath1.1, whole genome shotgun sequence genome contains a region encoding:
- the LOC136222393 gene encoding coatomer subunit alpha-1: MLTKFETKSNRVKGLSFHSKRPWILASLHSGVIQLWDYRMGTLIDRFDEHDGPVRGVHFHKSQPLFVSGGDDYKIKVWNYKMHRCLFTLLGHLDYIRTVQFHHEYPWIVSASDDQTIRIWNWQSRTCISVLTGHNHYVMCASFHPKEDLVVSASLDQTVRVWDIGALRKKTVSPADDILRLSQMNTDLFGGVDAVVKYVLEGHDRGVNWAAFHPTLPLIVSGADDRQVKLWRMNDTKAWEVDTLRGHMNNVSCVMFHAKQDIIVSNSEDKSIRVWDVTKRTGVQTFRREHDRFWILASHPEMNLLAAGHDSGMIVFKLERERPAFAVSGDNLFYAKDRFLRFFEFSTQRDTQVIPIRRPGTTSLNQSPRTLSYSPTENAVLICSDVDGGSYELYVIPKDSIGRGDTVQEAKRGAGGSAIFVARNRFAVLDKSSNQVLVKNLKNEVVKKSGLPVAADAIFYAGTGNLLCRAEDRVVIFDLQQRIVLGDLQTPFVKYVVWSNDMESVALLSKHAIIIASKKLVHQCTLHETIRVKSGAWDENGVFIYTTLNHIKYCLPNGDSGIIRTLDVPIYITKVSGNTIFCLDRDGKNRAIVIDATEYIFKLSLLKKRYDHVMNMIRNSQLCGQAMIAYLQQKGFPEVALHFVKDERTRFNLALESGNIQIAVASAKEIDEKDHWYRLGVEALRQGNAGIVEYAYQRTKNFERLSFLYLITGNLDKLSKMLKIAEGKNDVMGQFHNALYLGDVQERVKILENAGHLPLAYITAKVHGLEDVAERLATKLGDNVPSLPEGKVPSLLMPPAPILCGGDWPLLRVMKGIFEGGLDNVGRGAVDEDEDVGDGDWGQDLDVDVDDLQNGDVSAISEDGEVAEDNNEEGGWELEDLELPPEADTPRASISARSSAFVAPNPGMPVSQIWIQRSSLAAEHAAGGNFDTAMRLLNRQLGIRNFGPLRSMFLDLHTGSHTYLRAASSTPVISLAIERGWSESASPNVRGPPALVFNFSQLEEKLKAGYRATTAGKFTEALRLFIGILHTIPLIVVESRREVDEVKELIIIVKEYVLGLKMELKRRELKDDPIRQQELAAYFTHCNLQMPHLRLALLNAMTVCYKAKNLSTAANFARRLLETNPTVENQAKMARQVMQAAERNMTDASELNYDFRNPFVTCGATYVPIYRGQKDVPCPFCSSRFVPTQEGQLCAVCDLAVVGADASGLLCSPSQIR, from the exons GCGATGATTACAAGATTAAGGTTTGGAACTACAAGATGCATAGGTGTTTATTTACACTTCTTGGACATCTTGATTACATCCGTACTGTGCAATTCCATCATGAATACCCATGGATTGTTAGTGCCAGTGATGATCAAACCATCCGAATTTGGAATTGGCAATCACGTACTTGCATTTCTGTGTTAACGGGCCACAATCATTATGTCATGTGTGCCTCATTCCATCCTAAAGAAGACCTTGTTGTCTCTGCCTCTCTTGATCAAACTGTTCGAGTATGGGATATTGGTGCTCTGAGAAAGAAAACAGTGTCTCCTGCTGATGACATTCTGCGGTTGAGTCAGATGAATACAGATCTTTTTGGTGGGGTGGATGCTGTTGTCAAGTATGTCTTGGAAGGTCATGATCGAGGAGTCAACTGGGCTGCATTCCACCCTACCCTTCCCTTGATTGTCTCGGGAGCAGATGATCGTCAAGTGAAGTTATGGCGCATGAATG ACACAAAGGCTTGGGAAGTGGACACCTTAAGAGGACACATGAATAATGTGTCATGTGTTATGTTCCACGCCAAACAGGATATCATTGTCTCAAATTCTGAGGATAAAAGCATTCGCGTTTGGGATGTAACTAAGCGAACTGGAGTTCAAACTTTCCGTCGCGAGCATGACCGGTTCTGGATCCTTGCATCTCACCCTGAGATGAATCTCCTGGCTGCTGGTCATGACAGTGGAATGATTGTCTTtaagctagagagagaaaggccAGCATTTGCAGTAAGTGGTGACAATTTGTTCTATGCCAAAGATCGTTTTCTGCGGTTCTTTGAGTTTTCAACTCAGAGAGATACTCAAGTGATACCCATCCGGCGACCTGGTACCACCAGCCTGAATCAAAGTCCAAGGACACTTTCTTATAGTCCAACAGAGAATGCTGTTCTCATTTGCTCAGATGTGGATGGTGGATCTTATGAGTTGTACGTGATACCTAAAGACAGTATCGGTAGGGGTGATACTGTTCAGGAGGCAAAAAGGGGTGCTGGGGGATCAGCTATCTTTGTGGCTAGGAACAGATTTGCTGTGCTTGACAAAAGCAGCAACCAGGTTTTGgtaaaaaatttgaagaatgaggtggttaaaaagagTGGACTGCCCGTTGCTGCAGATGCAATATTCTATGCTGGGACAGGCAACTTACTTTGCCGGGCAGAAGATAGAGTAGTCATATTTGATCTCCAGCAGCGGATTGTTCTTGGGGATCTTCAAACACCTTTTGTGAAGTATGTTGTGTGGTCTAATGACATGGAAAGTGTTGCATTGCTCAGTAAACATGCCATCATCATTGCTAGCAAGAAGCTTGTGCACCAGTGCACTCTTCATGAGACAATTCGTGTGAAGAGTGGAGCATGGGATGAAAATGGTGTCTTTATTTATACAACTTTAAATCACATAAAATATTGCCTCCCTAATGGGGATAGTGGTATAATCAGAACTCTTGACGTACCAATATACATAACGAAGGTTTCTGGAAATACCATCTTTTGCTTGGATCGAGATGGAAAGAATAGAGCTATTGTCATTGATGCTACTGAATATATCTTCaaactctcccttttgaagAAAAGGTATGACCATGTTATGAACATGATTAGGAACTCTCAACTCTGTGGACAGGCAATGATTGCTTATTTGCAACAGAAGGGTTTTCCTGAAGTTGCTCTACATTTTGTGAAGGATGAGAGAACTCGATTTAATTTGGCCCTTGAGAGTGGAAACATTCAGATTGCTGTTGCATCAGCAAAAGAAATTGACGAGAAAGATCACTGGTATAGATTGGGGGTGGAAGCTCTTCGCCAAGGAAATGCAGGTATTGTTGAATATGCCTACCAGAGGACCAAAAATTTTGAGAGGCTTTCTTTCCTTTATCTCATAACTGGAAACTTGGACAAGCTTTCCAAAATGTTAAAAATTGCTGAAGGTAAGAATGATGTCATGGGCCAGTTTCACAATGCCTTGTATTTGGGGGATGTCCAAGAGCGTGTCAAGATCTTAGAGAATGCTGGCCATTTGCCACTTGCGTATATAACTGCTAAAGTACATGGGCTAGAGGATGTTGCTGAACGACTAGCTACTAAGTTAGGAGATAATGTTCCATCATTGCCAGAGGGAAAAGTGCCCTCCCTTCTGATGCCTCCAGCTCCCATTTTGTGCGGAGGAGATTGGCCACTCCTGCGTGTCATGAAAGGCATATTTGAAGGTGGACTGGACAATGTGGGTAGAGGTGCTGTTGATGAGGATGAGGATGTTGGTGATGGAGATTGGGGTCAGGATCTGGATGTTGATGTGGACGACTTACAGAATGGGGATGTTTCAGCAATATCAGAGGATGGAGAAGTGGCTGAAGACAATAATGAGGAGGGAGGATGGGAGCTTGAAGACTTGGAACTCCCCCCTGAGGCAGACACACCAAGGGCTTCCATCAGTGCTCGGTCCTCAGCTTTTGTAGCTCCAAATCCTGGCATGCCTGTAAGCCAAATTTGGATCCAGAGGTCTTCACTAGCTGCTGAACATGCTGCAGGTGGAAACTTCGATACTGCTATGCGATTACTCAACAGGCAACTCGGGATTCGGAACTTCGGTCCATTGAGATCCATGTTTCTTGATCTTCACACAGGTAGCCATACCTATTTACGTGCAGCTTCATCAACTCCAGTGATATCTCTTGCCATTGAACGAGGATGGAGTGAGTCTGCTAGCCCTAATGTGAGGGGTCCTCCAGCACTGGTGTTCAATTTCTCTCAGTTGGAAGAGAAGCTTAAGGCTGGTTACAGAGCCACAACAGCAGGAAAGTTCACTGAGGCACTTCGTCTCTTTATCGGTATTCTTCATACAATTCCATTGATTGTAGTCGAGTCAAGGAGGGAGGTCGATGAAGTCAAGGAGTTGATAATTATAGTAAAAGAATATGTTCTTGGTCTAAAGATGGAGCTTAAAAGGAGGGAGTTGAAAGACGACCCAATACGCCAACAGGAGCTTGCTGCCTACTTCACTCATTGCAACCTTCAAATGCCTCATTTAAGGCTTGCTCTCTTAAATGCAATGACTGTTTGCTACAAGGCAAAGAACCTTTCTACTGCAGCTAACTTTGCCAGGCGGCTTTTGGAAACGAACCCCACAGTTGAGAACCAGGCAAAGATGGCTAGGCAAGTAATGCAGGCCGCAGAGAGGAACATGACAGATGCCTCAGAGCTGAATTATGATTTCAGAAACCCATTTGTCACATGCGGTGCAACATATGTCCCAATTTACAGAGGGCAAAAGGATGTACCTTGCCCTTTTTGTAGTTCGAGATTCGTGCCAACTCAGGAAGGGCAACTGTGTGCTGTATGTGATCTTGCAGTTGTTGGGGCAGATGCTTCAGGTTTGCTCTGCTCTCCTTCCCAGATACGATGA